In a genomic window of Gossypium arboreum isolate Shixiya-1 chromosome 9, ASM2569848v2, whole genome shotgun sequence:
- the LOC108454413 gene encoding uncharacterized protein At1g51745-like isoform X1, protein MFFSLMIEHRDCCDIQRPKRVKACHSGDYDECIEKATAAATNSSKKAVKYAQRKYAILHALEIKSENLVEDHCSSARESLTDSYSGKENEDLTDEMSESEDDSDSALELSSPFISFEEPNHINGTKMHSMLVKKTNTPNDSKDDGAERIKRMRGLEDLGMGVESKRKAEAPGLLELVQQDNASLYGSNNGHCLSNGDHSSLIKRKRSQLANVHKFSKRKYHWRPLTKVLASTALVSVPVVCGEVPSSSGLCLMGLSDKKFPGMDFNESGESVYAVINNNNTINNSDNTGISCENCVSNTFEHVADVSQISNTTKDDEIFGIPGILGQLFDVPFVEDKPSADFSPIVVSCPSAIPEVGDLGRRAKIEGHNESGFTRLVAIDTNSTSQRMEEGATDWQLKGKRRMRQISKFHKRGLRKYVHMDDESKHSYGFSRGSDQKVEEQLDGFQDCKSMSQEPRVRGPIVEAKILPGRSMTSRRSLLYHHCHYTVNSRYLMTEFHGITDSTDSSLYDVRIEVKANYRPQHVQLVSLVSKVNGKALIGHPLTVEVSSDDCYYGDLTHEVAMECTEVGHLVKQNPGGLISTKHMKMESRFPSHKSAKVKKTGLSSKKTRKLISLNCPKPGVDDWKLVTKKFKGHEIACIAVKLAFSRINEALNNSNTPRH, encoded by the exons ATGTTTTTTTCTTTGATGATTGAACACAG GGACTGCTGTGATATTCAAAGGCCTAAGAGGGTGAAGGCTTGTCACAGTGGAGACTATGATGAATGTATCGAGAAAGCAACGGCTGCGGCAACAAATTCTAGCAAGAAAGCAGTGAAATATGCTCAAAGAAAATATGCTATTCTCCATGCTCTTGAGATCAAGAGTGAAAATTTAGTCGAGGATCATTGTAGTTCGGCCCGAGAATCACTTACTGATTCTTATTCTGGGAAAGAAAATGAGGATTTGACTGATGAAATGAGTGAATCCGAGGATGACTCAGATTCGGCTCTGGAATTATCTAGCCCTTTCATATCCTTTGAAGAGCCAAATCATATTAACGGTACTAAGATGCACTCTATGTTGGTAAAGAaaacaaacacaccaaatgaTTCCAAGGATGATGGAGCAGAACGAATCAAGCGAATGAGAGGACTTGAGGATCTAGGCATGGGTGTTGAATCAAAAAGAAAAGCCGAGGCTCCAGGCTTGCTTGAGCTAGTTCAACAAGATAATGCTTCATTATATGGTTCAAACAACGGCCATTGCCTCTCTAACGGAGACCATTCATCATTGATAAAAAGAAAGAGATCACAACTGGCAAATGTTCACAAATTCTCGAAAAGGAAATATCACTGGCGACCATTAACCAAGGTTTTGGCAAGTACAGCTTTGGTGTCGGTTCCTGTTGTTTGTGGTGAAGTTCCAAGTTCAAGTGGTTTGTGCCTTATGGGACTCTCTGACAAGAAGTTTCCAGGAATGGACTTTAATGAATCTGGGGAAAGTGTTTATGCAGTAATTAACAACAACAATACTATTAACAACTCGGATAATACTGGAATTTCATGTGAGAATTGTGTGTCAAATACTTTTGAACATGTTGCTGATGTATCTCAAATTAGTAATACGACAAAAGATGATGAAATTTTCGGCATACCAGGTATTCTAGGTCAGCTATTTGATGTCCCATTTGTTGAAGATAAACCATCTGCAG ATTTTTCTCCGATAGTTGTATCATGTCCATCTGCAATACCTGAAGTTGGTGATTTGGGAAGGCGAGCTAAAATTGAAGGACATAATGAATCTGGTTTTACGAGATTAGTTGCTATCGATACAAATAGTACTAGCCAAAGAATGGAGGAAGGTGCCACGGATTGGCAGTTAAAAGGAAAGAGAAGAATGAGACAAATAAGTAAATTTCATAAGCGTGGCTTGAGAAAATATGTGCACATGGATGATGAATCAAAACACTCGTATGGGTTTTCTCGGGGTTCTGATCAGAAAGTTGAAGAGCAGCTCGATGGGTTCCAGGACTGTAAGTCTATGTCTCAGGAGCCTCGAGTGAGGGGGCCGATAGTGGAGGCAAAAATACTACCTGGTCGTTCTATGACTTCTCGAAGGTCACTTCTGTACCATCATTGTCACTATACTGTTAACTCCAGATATCTGATGAcagaatttcatggaataactgATTCTACTGATTCATCATTATATGATGTTAGGATCGAGGTGAAAGCTAACTACCGGCCACAGCATGTTCAATTAGTTTCCCTTGTGAGTAAAGTAAATGGGAAAGCCTTAATTGGTCATCCTCTAACGGTTGAGGTTTCAAGTGATGATTGTTACTACGGTGATTTGACTCATGAAGTTGCTATGGAGTGCACCGAAGTTGGTCATTTAGTGAAGCAAAATCCCGGTGGACTAATCTCTACAAAGCATATGAAAATGGAATCACGTTTCCCGTCACATAAATCAGCTAAGGTGAAGAAAACTGGATTATCATCTAAGAAGACTCGGAAATTGATTTCACTGAACTGTCCAAAGCCAGGGGTAGATGACTGGAAACTAGTGACAAAGAAGTTCAAGGGCCATGAAATAGCTTGCATTGCTGTAAAGTTAGCATTCAGTAGGATAAACGAAGCATTGAACAACTCCAACACACCGCGTCATTAA
- the LOC108454413 gene encoding uncharacterized protein At1g51745-like isoform X2: MDCCDIQRPKRVKACHSGDYDECIEKATAAATNSSKKAVKYAQRKYAILHALEIKSENLVEDHCSSARESLTDSYSGKENEDLTDEMSESEDDSDSALELSSPFISFEEPNHINGTKMHSMLVKKTNTPNDSKDDGAERIKRMRGLEDLGMGVESKRKAEAPGLLELVQQDNASLYGSNNGHCLSNGDHSSLIKRKRSQLANVHKFSKRKYHWRPLTKVLASTALVSVPVVCGEVPSSSGLCLMGLSDKKFPGMDFNESGESVYAVINNNNTINNSDNTGISCENCVSNTFEHVADVSQISNTTKDDEIFGIPGILGQLFDVPFVEDKPSADFSPIVVSCPSAIPEVGDLGRRAKIEGHNESGFTRLVAIDTNSTSQRMEEGATDWQLKGKRRMRQISKFHKRGLRKYVHMDDESKHSYGFSRGSDQKVEEQLDGFQDCKSMSQEPRVRGPIVEAKILPGRSMTSRRSLLYHHCHYTVNSRYLMTEFHGITDSTDSSLYDVRIEVKANYRPQHVQLVSLVSKVNGKALIGHPLTVEVSSDDCYYGDLTHEVAMECTEVGHLVKQNPGGLISTKHMKMESRFPSHKSAKVKKTGLSSKKTRKLISLNCPKPGVDDWKLVTKKFKGHEIACIAVKLAFSRINEALNNSNTPRH; this comes from the exons AT GGACTGCTGTGATATTCAAAGGCCTAAGAGGGTGAAGGCTTGTCACAGTGGAGACTATGATGAATGTATCGAGAAAGCAACGGCTGCGGCAACAAATTCTAGCAAGAAAGCAGTGAAATATGCTCAAAGAAAATATGCTATTCTCCATGCTCTTGAGATCAAGAGTGAAAATTTAGTCGAGGATCATTGTAGTTCGGCCCGAGAATCACTTACTGATTCTTATTCTGGGAAAGAAAATGAGGATTTGACTGATGAAATGAGTGAATCCGAGGATGACTCAGATTCGGCTCTGGAATTATCTAGCCCTTTCATATCCTTTGAAGAGCCAAATCATATTAACGGTACTAAGATGCACTCTATGTTGGTAAAGAaaacaaacacaccaaatgaTTCCAAGGATGATGGAGCAGAACGAATCAAGCGAATGAGAGGACTTGAGGATCTAGGCATGGGTGTTGAATCAAAAAGAAAAGCCGAGGCTCCAGGCTTGCTTGAGCTAGTTCAACAAGATAATGCTTCATTATATGGTTCAAACAACGGCCATTGCCTCTCTAACGGAGACCATTCATCATTGATAAAAAGAAAGAGATCACAACTGGCAAATGTTCACAAATTCTCGAAAAGGAAATATCACTGGCGACCATTAACCAAGGTTTTGGCAAGTACAGCTTTGGTGTCGGTTCCTGTTGTTTGTGGTGAAGTTCCAAGTTCAAGTGGTTTGTGCCTTATGGGACTCTCTGACAAGAAGTTTCCAGGAATGGACTTTAATGAATCTGGGGAAAGTGTTTATGCAGTAATTAACAACAACAATACTATTAACAACTCGGATAATACTGGAATTTCATGTGAGAATTGTGTGTCAAATACTTTTGAACATGTTGCTGATGTATCTCAAATTAGTAATACGACAAAAGATGATGAAATTTTCGGCATACCAGGTATTCTAGGTCAGCTATTTGATGTCCCATTTGTTGAAGATAAACCATCTGCAG ATTTTTCTCCGATAGTTGTATCATGTCCATCTGCAATACCTGAAGTTGGTGATTTGGGAAGGCGAGCTAAAATTGAAGGACATAATGAATCTGGTTTTACGAGATTAGTTGCTATCGATACAAATAGTACTAGCCAAAGAATGGAGGAAGGTGCCACGGATTGGCAGTTAAAAGGAAAGAGAAGAATGAGACAAATAAGTAAATTTCATAAGCGTGGCTTGAGAAAATATGTGCACATGGATGATGAATCAAAACACTCGTATGGGTTTTCTCGGGGTTCTGATCAGAAAGTTGAAGAGCAGCTCGATGGGTTCCAGGACTGTAAGTCTATGTCTCAGGAGCCTCGAGTGAGGGGGCCGATAGTGGAGGCAAAAATACTACCTGGTCGTTCTATGACTTCTCGAAGGTCACTTCTGTACCATCATTGTCACTATACTGTTAACTCCAGATATCTGATGAcagaatttcatggaataactgATTCTACTGATTCATCATTATATGATGTTAGGATCGAGGTGAAAGCTAACTACCGGCCACAGCATGTTCAATTAGTTTCCCTTGTGAGTAAAGTAAATGGGAAAGCCTTAATTGGTCATCCTCTAACGGTTGAGGTTTCAAGTGATGATTGTTACTACGGTGATTTGACTCATGAAGTTGCTATGGAGTGCACCGAAGTTGGTCATTTAGTGAAGCAAAATCCCGGTGGACTAATCTCTACAAAGCATATGAAAATGGAATCACGTTTCCCGTCACATAAATCAGCTAAGGTGAAGAAAACTGGATTATCATCTAAGAAGACTCGGAAATTGATTTCACTGAACTGTCCAAAGCCAGGGGTAGATGACTGGAAACTAGTGACAAAGAAGTTCAAGGGCCATGAAATAGCTTGCATTGCTGTAAAGTTAGCATTCAGTAGGATAAACGAAGCATTGAACAACTCCAACACACCGCGTCATTAA